A genome region from Pelodiscus sinensis isolate JC-2024 chromosome 27, ASM4963464v1, whole genome shotgun sequence includes the following:
- the C27H1orf74 gene encoding UPF0739 protein C1orf74 homolog, with product MATLSPQSLIAAAQQNLRPGRKKGLSPADSLHLAGEILAVASGLKPAVLYDYSSVGVDKIKSYLQQVHSIGLTRHRLHLLNIAGNVLILNLEKTARWLETLLLTNQVPFVDVSASQTCPGHCAPEYVESIRGHIAEILVHVQTLAGVSSQPVTTSDIFSADWNLCTIFGALLGYPASYTFTTERGFDNCLSLTPLRVFTVQALCCRISKDLRVRIYSFSVPENLYLAMKEGLDAWSGNLKDAFSAQNDFANLCISTEVVSLPAVAL from the coding sequence ATGGCAACTCTGTCACCTCAGTCGCTAATTGCGGCAGCTCAGCAGAACCTGAGACCAGGGAGGAAGAAAGGTTTGTCTCCGGCTGACTCCTTGCACCTGGCTGGGGAGATCTTAGCTGTAGCTTCTGGATTGAAACCTGCTGTCTTGTACGATTACAGTTCAGTCGGAGTAGACAAAATCAAGAGCTACCTTCAGCAGGTCCACAGCATCGGCCTGACGAGGCATCGGCTGCACCTTCTAAACATAGCAGGCAACGTCCTGATACTCAACCTGGAGAAGACCGCACGGTGGTTGGAGACGCTGCTACTTACAAACCAAGTGCCCTTCGTCGACGTCTCAGCTTCTCAGACATGTCCCGGGCACTGTGCGCCAGAATACGTGGAGTCTATCAGAGGCCACATTGCTGAAATACTGGTTCATGTTCAAACCCTGGCAGGTGTCTCATCCCAGCCAGTCACCACCAGTGACATCTTCTCTGCGGACTGGAATCTGTGCACCATCTTTGGTGCTCTCCTGGGCTACCCGGCTTCCTACACTTTCACCACCGAGCGCGGGTTTGACAACTGTTTGTCTCTGACCCCACTGAGAGTTTTTACTGTCCAGGCCTTGTGCTGTAGGATAAGTAAAGACCTCCGAGTTCGAATTTATTCCTTCAGCGTCCCAGAGAACCTGTATCTTGCCATGAAGGAGGGGCTGGATGCCTGGAGTGGAAACCTGAAGGACGCGTTTAGTGCACAGAATGACTTTGCAAACCTCTGTATCTCCACAGAGGTGGTTTCTCTCCCTGCGGTTGCTCTGTAA